The following coding sequences are from one Euzebyales bacterium window:
- a CDS encoding formate/nitrite transporter family protein, translated as MTDDTEEAGARTELGEVAAAAADTRFAAGEGQSHDFRSHTDAEVDIERATGEGRPVAEHDPELEGTFQAAVEEGTLRLRRSLPTLLATGLVGGIDLSIGVIALIVVEHETGSTLLAALAFTIGFIALTLARGELFTENFLVPVTAIIAHQARVRELARLWIGTGAMNLVGGWLVMGCSSPRCPTLHRRRSGSPSSTRTWACPGRRSHSRSSAAPSSRS; from the coding sequence ATGACCGATGACACCGAGGAGGCCGGCGCGCGGACCGAGCTCGGTGAGGTGGCCGCGGCCGCGGCCGACACGCGGTTCGCTGCGGGTGAAGGTCAGTCGCACGACTTCCGCTCGCACACGGACGCCGAGGTCGACATCGAACGGGCCACGGGAGAGGGCCGGCCGGTCGCCGAGCACGACCCCGAGCTGGAGGGCACGTTCCAGGCCGCGGTGGAGGAGGGCACTCTGCGGCTGCGCCGCAGCCTGCCGACGCTGCTGGCGACCGGGCTCGTCGGCGGCATCGACCTGTCGATCGGGGTCATCGCCCTGATCGTGGTCGAGCACGAGACCGGCAGCACCCTGCTCGCCGCGCTCGCGTTCACGATCGGCTTCATCGCGCTGACGCTCGCCCGCGGCGAGCTGTTCACGGAGAACTTCCTGGTGCCGGTCACCGCGATCATCGCGCACCAGGCCCGCGTGCGTGAGCTCGCCCGGCTGTGGATCGGCACGGGCGCCATGAACCTGGTCGGCGGCTGGCTGGTCATGGGCTGTTCATCACCTCGATGCCCGACCTTGCACCGACGGCGATCGGGATCGCCGAGCTCTACCCGGACATGGGCGTGTCCTGGCAGGCGTTCGCACTCGCGATCCTCGGCGGCGCCGTCATCACGGTCATGA
- a CDS encoding formate/nitrite transporter family protein, whose product MSWQAFALAILGGAVITVMTWMERNCDTQGPRVVAAIAASFVLAAVPLNHVIVSSLEMFAALHAGASFGYLDYVAVTVWSMLGNTVGGLLLVTLVRLCRSDAVPIEQARRTPFRRVHPASTGDDDHGTDGGHGQ is encoded by the coding sequence GTGTCCTGGCAGGCGTTCGCACTCGCGATCCTCGGCGGCGCCGTCATCACGGTCATGACCTGGATGGAGCGCAACTGCGACACGCAGGGCCCACGGGTGGTGGCGGCCATCGCCGCGTCGTTCGTGCTCGCCGCCGTCCCGTTGAACCACGTGATCGTCAGCTCGCTGGAGATGTTCGCCGCCTTGCACGCCGGTGCATCGTTCGGCTACCTCGACTACGTGGCGGTGACGGTCTGGTCGATGCTCGGCAACACCGTCGGAGGGCTGCTGCTCGTGACCCTGGTCCGCCTGTGCAGGTCGGACGCGGTTCCGATCGAGCAGGCGCGGCGCACGCCGTTCCGTCGCGTGCATCCCGCGTCGACCGGTGACGACGACCATGGGACCGACGGTGGGCACGGCCAATGA
- a CDS encoding iron-sulfur cluster assembly accessory protein, producing MSDATATPTSVQDQVITLTEGAATKVRELMDREESPETIALRVAVQPGGCSGMRYALFFDDRQLDGDRIDDAHGVPVRIDKMSAPYLRNTTIDWVDSLQGAGFSIDNPNAQSTCACGDSFH from the coding sequence ATGAGCGACGCAACCGCCACACCGACCAGCGTGCAGGACCAGGTCATCACCCTCACCGAGGGTGCGGCGACCAAGGTCCGCGAGCTGATGGACCGCGAGGAGTCGCCGGAGACCATCGCGTTGCGGGTCGCAGTGCAGCCGGGTGGCTGCTCGGGCATGCGCTACGCGCTGTTCTTCGACGATCGGCAGCTCGACGGTGACCGGATCGACGACGCGCACGGCGTGCCGGTCCGCATCGACAAGATGTCGGCGCCGTACCTGCGCAACACCACGATCGACTGGGTCGACAGCCTCCAGGGGGCCGGCTTCTCCATCGACAACCCCAATGCGCAGAGCACGTGCGCCTGCGGGGACAGCTTCCACTAG
- a CDS encoding 2-oxoacid:acceptor oxidoreductase subunit alpha → MTTKTVEQRDTVTIRFAGDSGDGMQLTGNRFTSVSALLGNDVATLPDFPAEIRAPAGSLPGVSGFQLHFADHDILTPGDAPDVLVAMNPAALRTNVEDLEPGATIIVNSDAFSAGNLRKARYDTNPLDDASLSAFNVVGVPLSTLTVGALDDTGLNKKEKERAKNMFALGLMSWMFSRPTEPTIEWVRARFGAQPELAEANITAFNAGFAFGETTELFAHSYEVAPAELPPGRYRQITGNTAIAYGLVAAAERSGLPLFLGGYPITPASDVLHELARLKHFGIRTFQAEDEIAGVGAALGAAFAGSLAATVTSGPGVALKAETIGLAVSVELPLLVLNIQRGGPSTGLPTKTEQSDLLQAMYGRNGEAPVPIIAASTPGDCFYAAIEAARIAVTYRTPVFVLSDGYLANGAEPWRVPAVDELPDLSPAVQFADGPNHDGEFWPFQRDAETLARPWAIPGTPGLEHRIGGLEKADGTGNISYDPDNHHRMTELRAAKVARVAETIPALEVDHVDGARLLVLGWGSTYGPIRAAVRRARADGLPVAVAHLRHLNPFPTNLGKVLGSYDRVLVPEMNSGQLQRLLRAEYLVDVQGYHRVSGLPFTTAELVDAISHQLKGLS, encoded by the coding sequence ATGACCACCAAGACGGTCGAGCAGCGCGACACCGTCACCATCCGCTTCGCGGGCGACTCCGGTGACGGCATGCAGCTGACCGGCAACCGCTTCACCTCGGTCAGCGCCCTGCTCGGCAACGACGTCGCGACGCTGCCCGACTTCCCGGCCGAGATCCGCGCTCCGGCCGGCTCGCTGCCGGGCGTCTCGGGGTTCCAGCTCCACTTCGCCGACCACGACATCCTCACCCCTGGCGACGCTCCGGACGTGCTGGTCGCGATGAACCCCGCCGCCCTCAGAACCAACGTCGAGGACCTGGAGCCGGGCGCCACGATCATCGTCAACAGCGACGCCTTCTCGGCGGGCAACCTGCGCAAGGCCCGGTACGACACCAACCCCCTCGACGACGCGTCGCTGTCGGCGTTCAACGTGGTCGGTGTGCCCCTGTCGACGTTGACGGTCGGTGCGCTCGACGACACCGGACTGAACAAGAAGGAGAAGGAGCGCGCCAAGAACATGTTCGCGCTCGGGCTGATGTCGTGGATGTTCAGCCGACCGACCGAGCCGACCATCGAGTGGGTACGTGCCAGGTTCGGCGCCCAGCCGGAGCTCGCCGAGGCCAACATCACCGCGTTCAACGCCGGCTTCGCCTTCGGTGAGACGACCGAGCTGTTCGCGCACAGCTACGAAGTGGCGCCCGCGGAGCTGCCGCCCGGGCGGTACCGTCAGATCACCGGCAACACCGCGATCGCCTACGGCCTGGTCGCCGCAGCCGAGCGGAGCGGCCTGCCCCTGTTCCTCGGTGGCTACCCGATCACCCCGGCCAGCGACGTGCTGCACGAGCTCGCGCGGCTCAAGCACTTCGGCATCCGCACCTTCCAGGCCGAGGACGAGATCGCCGGCGTCGGTGCGGCGCTGGGTGCCGCGTTCGCCGGCAGTCTGGCCGCGACGGTCACGTCCGGGCCGGGTGTGGCCCTCAAGGCCGAGACCATCGGCCTGGCGGTCAGCGTGGAGCTGCCACTGCTCGTCCTCAACATCCAGCGCGGCGGGCCGTCGACGGGCCTGCCGACCAAGACCGAGCAGTCCGATCTCCTGCAGGCGATGTACGGGCGCAACGGCGAGGCGCCCGTGCCGATCATCGCGGCGTCGACGCCGGGCGACTGCTTCTACGCGGCCATCGAGGCGGCCCGCATCGCGGTGACCTACCGAACACCCGTGTTCGTGCTGTCCGACGGATACCTGGCCAATGGCGCCGAGCCGTGGCGCGTCCCGGCCGTCGACGAGCTGCCGGACCTGTCGCCTGCGGTGCAGTTCGCCGACGGTCCCAACCACGACGGTGAGTTCTGGCCGTTCCAGCGCGATGCCGAGACCCTCGCGCGGCCGTGGGCGATCCCCGGTACCCCGGGCCTTGAGCACCGGATCGGCGGACTGGAGAAGGCCGACGGGACCGGCAACATTAGCTACGACCCCGACAACCACCACCGCATGACCGAGCTGCGCGCCGCCAAGGTCGCCCGCGTCGCCGAGACGATCCCGGCGCTCGAGGTCGACCACGTCGACGGCGCCCGCCTGCTCGTCCTCGGCTGGGGGTCGACCTACGGACCGATCCGCGCCGCGGTGCGGCGCGCACGCGCCGACGGGCTGCCCGTGGCCGTGGCCCACCTGCGCCACCTCAACCCGTTCCCGACGAACCTCGGGAAGGTGCTTGGCAGCTACGATCGCGTGCTCGTGCCCGAGATGAACAGTGGCCAGCTCCAGCGCCTGCTGCGTGCCGAGTACCTCGTCGACGTGCAGGGCTACCACCGTGTCAGTGGCCTGCCGTTCACGACGGCCGAGCTCGTCGACGCCATCTCCCATCAGCTGAAGGGTCTGTCGTGA
- a CDS encoding sulfurtransferase TusA family protein: MEVSTTVDARGTRCPRPIIELAQAIDDGIADLVVLLADDPNARVDVPVWCRLNRHQLLEAVDDGGTWRFTVRIR, encoded by the coding sequence ATGGAGGTCTCCACCACGGTCGACGCCCGCGGCACGCGGTGTCCACGCCCGATCATCGAGCTGGCACAGGCGATCGACGACGGCATCGCGGATCTGGTCGTGCTGCTCGCCGACGATCCGAACGCACGGGTGGACGTACCGGTGTGGTGCCGGCTCAACCGCCACCAGCTGCTCGAAGCGGTCGACGACGGCGGCACCTGGCGCTTCACCGTCAGGATCCGATGA
- a CDS encoding 2-oxoacid:ferredoxin oxidoreductase subunit beta has protein sequence MTDTAIRNDAASAPLPLTKKDFSSDQEVRWCPGCGDYAILANVQGVMPTLGIPREKIVFVSGIGCAARFPYYMETYGFHSIHGRAPAIATGISATRPDLKVFVVTGDGDALSIGGNHLIHAMRRNANLTILLFNNQIYGLTKGQYSPTSEVGKITKSTPMGSLDHPFNPVSVALGAEATFVARSIDNERQHLTDMLTRAASHEGTAFIEIYQNCNIFNDGAFDAVRKNRPQQIRLEHGRPIRFGADDELGVALRRTGELEIVEVDRVGEDALLVHDAHRDDPGLAFMLSRLSHTPVGSTPIGLFRQVERPVYGTELSAQVDTAIARRGAGDLAALLAGPDSWMVN, from the coding sequence GTGACCGACACCGCCATCCGCAACGACGCAGCCAGCGCCCCGTTGCCGCTGACCAAGAAGGACTTCTCCAGCGACCAGGAGGTGCGCTGGTGCCCCGGGTGCGGGGACTACGCGATCCTGGCCAACGTGCAGGGCGTGATGCCGACGCTGGGCATCCCGCGCGAGAAGATTGTGTTCGTGTCGGGCATCGGGTGTGCGGCGCGTTTCCCGTACTACATGGAGACCTACGGCTTCCACTCGATCCACGGGCGGGCGCCCGCAATCGCCACCGGCATCAGCGCCACGCGCCCGGACCTGAAGGTCTTCGTGGTCACCGGTGACGGGGACGCCTTGTCGATCGGCGGCAACCACCTCATCCACGCGATGCGCCGCAACGCCAACCTGACGATCCTGTTGTTCAACAACCAGATCTACGGGCTCACGAAGGGCCAGTACTCGCCGACCAGCGAGGTCGGCAAGATCACGAAGTCCACGCCGATGGGGTCGCTGGACCACCCGTTCAACCCGGTCAGCGTGGCGCTCGGCGCTGAGGCGACGTTCGTCGCGCGATCGATCGACAACGAGCGCCAGCACCTCACCGACATGCTCACACGTGCGGCGAGCCACGAGGGCACCGCGTTCATCGAGATCTACCAGAACTGCAACATCTTCAACGACGGAGCGTTCGACGCCGTCCGGAAGAACCGTCCCCAGCAGATCCGGCTTGAGCACGGCCGGCCGATCCGCTTCGGCGCTGACGACGAACTCGGGGTCGCGCTGCGGCGCACCGGGGAGCTCGAGATCGTCGAGGTGGATCGCGTTGGCGAGGACGCGCTGCTGGTCCACGACGCGCACCGCGACGACCCGGGACTGGCGTTCATGCTGTCGCGGCTGTCCCACACGCCGGTGGGCTCGACGCCGATCGGGCTGTTCCGCCAGGTCGAGCGGCCCGTCTACGGTACCGAGCTCAGCGCCCAGGTCGACACTGCGATCGCGCGCCGTGGCGCCGGCGACCTGGCAGCGCTGCTGGCCGGACCCGACAGCTGGATGGTGAACTGA